The Nitrospira sp. KM1 genome includes a window with the following:
- a CDS encoding NADP-dependent oxidoreductase: MKAIGLHHLGGSESLVYEETPKPIPKNNQVLVQVCATAITPTEFEWYPTSHTPEGGKRPFPIILGHEFSGVLDAVGSDCTDVQVGEHIYGLSDWFINGAQAEYCLTVPAHIAPKPITLEHTQAAVVPISALTAWQALIDRAHLSAGQRVLIHGAAGGVGSFAVQLARRQNAHVIATASPANIDFLEALGADEVINYQITPFEPPLGTWMWCLIRSEAI; this comes from the coding sequence ATGAAAGCGATAGGGTTACACCACCTCGGTGGGTCGGAATCCCTGGTCTATGAGGAGACACCAAAACCGATTCCGAAGAACAACCAGGTGCTGGTCCAGGTCTGTGCTACGGCCATCACACCGACGGAGTTCGAATGGTACCCCACGTCTCATACCCCTGAAGGCGGGAAAAGGCCGTTCCCAATTATTTTGGGTCACGAATTCTCGGGCGTTCTCGATGCAGTCGGATCGGATTGTACTGATGTCCAAGTTGGCGAACACATCTATGGACTGAGCGATTGGTTCATAAACGGTGCTCAGGCTGAATATTGTTTGACTGTGCCTGCCCACATTGCGCCGAAGCCAATCACTCTTGAGCATACTCAGGCCGCGGTCGTCCCGATCTCCGCTCTGACCGCCTGGCAGGCGCTCATAGATCGCGCACACCTTTCAGCAGGACAACGAGTGTTGATCCATGGCGCAGCCGGTGGTGTGGGAAGTTTTGCCGTGCAGTTGGCTCGGCGTCAGAACGCACACGTCATCGCCACGGCCTCACCGGCGAACATAGACTTTCTTGAAGCTCTCGGTGCCGATGAAGTCATCAATTACCAGATCACGCCATTTGAACCGCCGTTAGGGACGTGGATGTGGTGTTTGATACGGTCGGAAGCGATATGA
- a CDS encoding ABC transporter permease, translated as MTLLWTYSIRNVWVRSSTTVLAIAGLALVSLVLLAVLMMGNGLDHALIESGSEDDVLLMRKGATTEIASGIYRDQAHIVRTLPGIAKTPAGQPLAIPELVVLVSLAKHGADTPANVTVRGTQPEAFTLRPQVRLTQGRQWQPGTVEIVVGAHIATRFLPNGIGSHLRIGKREWLVVGILDAQGTAFDSEIWGDVDQLMAAYGRDSYSSLTLQLSEQAAFRQIEEAIAADTRLLLQVKRERDYYREKSVTMATFIRLIGLTVTFVFSLGAILGGAMTMYGAVASRIGEIGMLRTLGFTRRTILAAFLFESVLLGTVAGVLAIGSGTALQFITLSTMNWSTFSELAFRLTLTPASALLTMCFAIAISLLGGLPPACRAAKITITSALRAQGR; from the coding sequence ATGACTCTCTTATGGACATACAGCATCCGCAACGTGTGGGTTCGCAGCAGCACCACCGTCTTGGCCATCGCCGGATTGGCCCTGGTCAGTCTGGTCCTTCTGGCTGTCCTCATGATGGGAAATGGATTGGACCATGCGCTGATTGAAAGCGGTTCGGAGGACGATGTCCTGCTCATGCGAAAAGGCGCCACGACGGAAATCGCGAGTGGGATCTACCGCGACCAGGCCCACATCGTGCGCACGCTTCCCGGCATCGCGAAGACTCCTGCTGGACAACCGCTTGCCATCCCCGAACTGGTCGTCCTGGTTAGTCTTGCCAAACACGGTGCGGATACTCCCGCGAACGTCACCGTCCGAGGAACCCAACCGGAAGCATTCACCCTACGCCCTCAAGTCAGGCTCACACAGGGGCGTCAATGGCAACCAGGGACGGTCGAGATCGTTGTCGGCGCCCACATTGCCACTCGATTCCTCCCGAACGGGATTGGGTCGCACCTACGAATCGGCAAACGGGAATGGCTCGTCGTCGGCATTCTCGACGCACAGGGTACCGCCTTCGATTCCGAAATTTGGGGGGATGTCGATCAATTGATGGCGGCCTATGGGCGTGACTCCTACTCTTCGCTCACGCTTCAACTGTCTGAACAAGCCGCGTTTCGGCAGATCGAGGAAGCTATAGCGGCCGACACGCGGCTGCTGCTGCAGGTGAAACGCGAACGCGATTACTATCGTGAAAAGTCGGTGACGATGGCCACGTTCATTCGCCTGATCGGCCTGACCGTCACCTTCGTCTTTTCGCTGGGGGCGATTTTGGGAGGTGCAATGACGATGTACGGCGCGGTCGCTTCCCGCATCGGAGAAATCGGCATGCTCCGCACCCTGGGATTTACCCGCCGCACCATCCTCGCTGCGTTTCTTTTCGAATCCGTCCTTCTCGGCACCGTAGCCGGAGTGCTCGCCATCGGAAGCGGCACGGCATTGCAATTCATCACGCTCTCCACCATGAACTGGAGTACGTTCTCCGAACTAGCCTTTCGGCTGACGTTGACGCCTGCCTCCGCCCTCCTCACCATGTGCTTTGCAATCGCCATCAGCCTGCTGGGGGGACTGCCTCCGGCATGTCGGGCCGCCAAGATCACGATTACCTCCGCGCTGCGCGCTCAGGGCCGGTGA
- a CDS encoding sensor histidine kinase, translating to MANQNRILLAISGTVFLAIVILETVAPANIVWAYAFVLPILLVATMRSRALMVFTVLACVGATYLGLMQPTKPGRFQAAVINRSVVAGVLVVVAYIGMTREERKAREETARVALAQQTESLLRANSLLVEAKDQLNRSERLAAVGQLVASVAHEVGTPLHSIAWHVQALAEEPQATPDMKKRITIIDEQLNRVVRIIQDLLSSTRQRKPEPSWMSVERVISPATALMEPAFHAKGVTLRTDLAIGVPLVWADAEKVHQVLVNLLTNALAATAQYGSVTVRVGGRSTSPDELEAGRRFASDMSPMMVTVAVRDTGVGMPKEDVRKAFQPFFTTKEVGKGTGLGLFLSRETVAAHGGSLTLESEAGHGTTVTIALLGKMPQPPAVL from the coding sequence ATGGCGAATCAGAATAGAATTCTGCTGGCCATTTCCGGAACGGTGTTCCTCGCCATTGTGATCCTCGAAACCGTCGCCCCGGCGAATATCGTATGGGCCTATGCGTTTGTCTTGCCGATTCTTCTCGTCGCGACGATGCGCAGTCGTGCGCTTATGGTGTTCACCGTCCTTGCCTGCGTAGGCGCCACGTATTTGGGTCTCATGCAACCGACCAAACCCGGACGTTTTCAGGCAGCGGTCATCAATCGATCGGTCGTGGCCGGTGTGTTGGTGGTCGTGGCGTATATCGGGATGACAAGGGAGGAACGGAAGGCACGAGAGGAGACTGCGAGGGTCGCTCTTGCCCAGCAGACGGAAAGTTTGCTTCGAGCGAATTCACTGTTGGTTGAAGCCAAGGATCAACTCAATCGGTCAGAGCGTCTCGCCGCTGTCGGCCAGCTCGTGGCCTCGGTCGCTCATGAAGTCGGCACCCCGTTGCACTCGATCGCCTGGCATGTCCAAGCTCTCGCGGAAGAGCCTCAGGCGACACCAGACATGAAAAAGCGAATCACGATTATCGATGAGCAGCTGAATCGAGTGGTCCGGATCATCCAAGATTTATTGTCTTCGACGAGGCAAAGAAAGCCCGAGCCGTCATGGATGTCGGTTGAGCGCGTGATTAGTCCGGCAACCGCCCTCATGGAGCCAGCCTTTCATGCGAAGGGAGTGACTTTGCGGACGGATCTGGCGATCGGAGTTCCTTTGGTATGGGCTGATGCGGAAAAGGTGCATCAGGTCCTCGTCAACCTGTTGACCAATGCGTTGGCCGCGACTGCCCAGTACGGATCGGTGACGGTTCGCGTCGGAGGTCGTTCGACGTCTCCCGACGAACTAGAAGCCGGACGTCGCTTCGCGTCTGACATGTCCCCTATGATGGTCACTGTTGCTGTGCGCGATACCGGCGTTGGAATGCCAAAAGAAGATGTTCGAAAAGCGTTTCAACCATTTTTTACGACGAAAGAGGTTGGAAAGGGGACTGGGCTGGGATTGTTCCTGAGCCGAGAAACCGTGGCGGCGCATGGAGGCAGCCTCACGTTGGAAAGTGAAGCTGGTCACGGGACAACGGTGACCATTGCCTTATTGGGGAAAATGCCCCAGCCACCAGCCGTCTTGTAA
- a CDS encoding sigma-54 dependent transcriptional regulator has translation MQAATILVVDDDSVARELLAEALKKEGYDVEAFSSGEEAIARGRQGRVDLVLTDIRMGAVDGLAVLREFKRFSPGTEIVVLTAFGSLEGAIEAIKQGAYDYLAKPFKKEEIKLVVQRSLDHCRLVRENERFREELKEKDDWSPLVGNSPPMMEVFKLVARVSESKSTVLLQGESGTGKELIARAIHSNSPRRDKPFVPVNCGALPDTLLESEMFGYEKGAFTGAVGSKLGLFTAANGGTLFLDEIGELGPAVQVKLLRFMQDHEVRRVGGTGLIKVDVRIIVATNRNLEQLVKEGKFRDDLFYRLNVVRITLPSLVDRSEDIPMLAQHFLYKYANSAARPVHGFLPETMELLSRYRWPGNVRELENAIERAVSLSHGPLLTPEDLPSSIRQTHNEVGRKSDAPELTTTEVCLTLEEVEKRHLVRVLKETKGNKVKAAKILGIDRRTLYRMAERFGVDLGDELDGGERDA, from the coding sequence ATGCAAGCTGCAACCATTCTTGTCGTGGACGATGATTCTGTGGCGCGTGAGTTGCTGGCCGAAGCGCTGAAAAAGGAAGGTTATGACGTCGAGGCTTTCTCAAGCGGGGAGGAGGCTATTGCACGCGGTAGGCAAGGCCGAGTCGACTTGGTGTTGACAGACATTCGCATGGGAGCGGTGGATGGCTTGGCAGTCTTGCGCGAATTCAAGCGGTTCAGCCCAGGCACGGAGATCGTGGTCCTGACAGCATTCGGCTCTCTCGAGGGAGCCATCGAAGCGATCAAACAGGGAGCCTATGATTACCTGGCCAAGCCGTTCAAGAAAGAGGAAATCAAGCTTGTCGTGCAGCGTAGTCTCGATCACTGCCGGCTTGTCCGTGAAAATGAACGGTTCCGGGAAGAATTGAAGGAGAAAGATGATTGGTCCCCGTTAGTCGGCAACAGTCCTCCTATGATGGAAGTATTTAAGCTTGTGGCACGGGTGTCCGAGAGCAAGAGTACGGTGTTGTTGCAGGGGGAAAGCGGAACGGGCAAGGAACTCATTGCTCGCGCGATTCATTCAAACAGCCCTCGCAGGGATAAGCCGTTCGTGCCTGTGAATTGCGGTGCGTTGCCGGATACGCTTCTCGAATCGGAAATGTTTGGTTACGAAAAAGGTGCGTTTACGGGAGCCGTAGGCAGCAAATTGGGATTGTTCACCGCGGCGAACGGCGGGACGCTGTTCTTGGACGAAATTGGAGAATTGGGTCCTGCGGTTCAGGTCAAGTTGCTTCGTTTCATGCAGGATCACGAAGTACGGCGAGTCGGGGGGACGGGACTGATCAAGGTCGATGTCCGGATCATTGTGGCGACAAATCGCAACCTCGAACAACTGGTCAAGGAAGGAAAATTTAGGGACGATTTGTTCTATCGGCTGAATGTCGTTCGCATTACACTTCCTTCGTTGGTTGATCGGAGCGAAGATATTCCCATGCTCGCTCAGCACTTTCTCTATAAATATGCCAACAGCGCGGCAAGACCGGTCCATGGATTCTTGCCAGAAACAATGGAACTGCTCTCACGATATCGATGGCCTGGAAATGTCCGCGAATTGGAGAATGCCATTGAGCGAGCGGTTTCACTCAGCCACGGTCCGCTGTTAACGCCTGAGGATCTGCCTTCCAGCATTCGTCAAACCCATAATGAAGTTGGCAGAAAAAGCGATGCACCCGAATTGACGACGACGGAAGTCTGCCTCACTCTAGAAGAGGTTGAAAAGCGTCATTTAGTGCGTGTCCTCAAGGAGACAAAGGGCAATAAAGTCAAAGCCGCTAAAATTCTCGGCATCGATCGGAGAACCCTCTACCGGATGGCAGAACGATTCGGCGTTGATTTGGGAGACGAATTGGATGGTGGCGAGAGGGATGCGTAG
- a CDS encoding cupin domain-containing protein gives MFAYVLEGAVVSQLEGEKPVIYSKGQSWYESPKKPHVVSKNVSNTAPARLLVFLLSQEGEALVLPMKSPDSTK, from the coding sequence GTGTTCGCCTACGTCTTAGAGGGAGCCGTAGTCTCGCAATTAGAGGGAGAGAAGCCGGTGATCTATTCAAAAGGTCAGAGTTGGTATGAATCTCCTAAAAAACCGCACGTCGTGTCCAAGAATGTAAGTAATACTGCACCGGCAAGGCTCTTGGTGTTTCTGCTTTCGCAGGAGGGCGAGGCGCTGGTACTGCCGATGAAATCCCCAGACAGTACAAAGTGA
- a CDS encoding DUF6130 family protein has product MKRTALLLFAVAMVFDVAPVQAETSTPANEPPPKLIVGSPAPDLLAQGVVWIEWHAENVNIVPVFGKEALDVSPRVGHLHVHVDDLPWLWADMSTNPIDVALLPPGQHKIRIELVNAIHRPVPGQSKTVTFTIPEGASPH; this is encoded by the coding sequence ATGAAACGGACTGCTTTGTTGCTGTTCGCAGTTGCGATGGTTTTTGATGTTGCCCCCGTCCAGGCCGAAACTTCTACGCCAGCTAATGAACCTCCACCCAAACTGATTGTGGGGTCGCCAGCTCCTGACCTCTTGGCTCAGGGCGTCGTGTGGATTGAATGGCACGCTGAGAACGTGAACATCGTGCCTGTATTTGGCAAGGAAGCCCTCGACGTATCTCCTCGAGTGGGCCATCTGCATGTACACGTGGACGACCTGCCGTGGCTGTGGGCGGACATGAGTACGAACCCGATCGACGTGGCCCTACTGCCGCCCGGCCAGCACAAGATCAGAATCGAATTGGTTAACGCCATCCATCGACCCGTTCCCGGTCAGTCCAAGACAGTGACTTTCACCATCCCTGAGGGAGCGTCTCCTCACTGA
- a CDS encoding efflux RND transporter periplasmic adaptor subunit, which yields MSGSPVRDADVSVLTLPRDEPPRSHDPRRTRFTWVLVVLVVGVCVALVYLSGVLVLLPPEVDTMLVRVSENQVSSPLLSASGYVVAQRQASVASKGTGRLEYLSVTVGSRVKAGDVIARIQQDDVQAIQHQARARLDVAKAALANARAELRDAELSQERAAALLPHQFVSQAEFDTAVNRLHRAQAAVRSSSAAITAAEADVQTADVMLDSTLIRTPFDGIVLKKFAEIGEVVAPMASSASSRGAVVLIADMNSLVVEAEVSESSLAGISHGQPAAIVVNAVPGKRHSGTVEQIVPTADRSKGTVLVKIRFNELDDRVFPEMSANVSFLSSAQLPSQISSRMFVPASSLSRANGRTVVFVLEDEVAREIPVEELGRRGGDSEIQGALPPSVKVILAPPVSLTSGAKVRARAGN from the coding sequence ATGAGCGGTTCGCCTGTGCGCGATGCCGATGTGTCCGTGCTGACCTTGCCGCGAGATGAGCCGCCGCGCAGTCATGATCCGCGACGTACTCGATTCACATGGGTGCTGGTAGTGCTAGTAGTCGGTGTCTGTGTGGCACTGGTCTACCTATCCGGCGTTCTTGTCCTTTTGCCACCGGAAGTCGACACCATGCTGGTTCGCGTCTCCGAAAACCAGGTTTCCTCTCCACTGTTGAGTGCGAGCGGGTATGTGGTGGCGCAGCGACAGGCATCGGTGGCATCGAAAGGAACGGGACGCTTGGAATATTTAAGTGTGACCGTAGGTAGCCGTGTCAAGGCAGGAGATGTCATTGCCCGGATCCAACAGGATGATGTTCAGGCGATCCAGCACCAGGCACGGGCCCGGTTGGATGTCGCCAAAGCTGCGCTGGCCAATGCACGCGCCGAACTCCGGGACGCTGAATTGAGTCAGGAGCGGGCCGCAGCCTTGCTTCCACACCAATTCGTTTCCCAGGCTGAATTCGATACGGCCGTCAATCGTCTTCACCGAGCCCAGGCAGCGGTGCGTTCATCGTCGGCAGCCATTACAGCAGCCGAGGCCGACGTGCAGACTGCCGATGTCATGCTGGATAGTACCCTGATTCGAACACCATTTGACGGCATCGTTCTGAAGAAATTTGCCGAGATCGGAGAGGTGGTTGCCCCCATGGCCAGTTCCGCGAGTTCGCGGGGCGCAGTCGTCCTGATCGCCGATATGAATTCTTTGGTCGTCGAGGCCGAGGTATCCGAATCGTCCCTGGCCGGAATCTCACACGGACAGCCTGCGGCTATCGTGGTGAACGCCGTTCCCGGCAAACGACATTCGGGAACCGTCGAACAGATCGTCCCGACTGCCGATCGATCCAAGGGAACGGTTCTCGTCAAAATCCGATTCAACGAACTTGACGATCGTGTGTTCCCGGAAATGAGTGCGAACGTCTCGTTTCTGTCGTCCGCGCAATTGCCCTCACAGATCTCGTCTCGGATGTTCGTTCCTGCCTCGTCATTGTCACGCGCCAACGGCCGTACCGTTGTGTTCGTGCTCGAGGATGAGGTTGCCAGAGAAATCCCCGTTGAAGAGCTGGGGCGTCGTGGTGGAGACAGTGAAATTCAAGGAGCGCTGCCTCCGTCGGTCAAAGTGATCCTTGCCCCGCCTGTTTCGCTCACATCCGGCGCCAAGGTTCGAGCACGAGCCGGAAACTAG
- a CDS encoding helix-turn-helix transcriptional regulator translates to MTRSAHSIHQQNWLHDIASELRRRAPQWAMRLSQAETQQEFLQTICELFTLTNAVPAERDIPVDPKSLQAKIDLFINDNIHRGVTLKVLSQFLGYSEKYCSDLFHSTMGESFTEYLRQRRLEKATFLLSMSDKSVVDISQALGFSDQSAFSHFFKRATGQSPVRFRSRRGRHHRDALERHR, encoded by the coding sequence ATGACCAGATCGGCGCACTCCATACATCAACAGAATTGGCTTCACGATATCGCCTCCGAACTGCGCCGGCGGGCTCCGCAATGGGCCATGCGCCTTTCGCAGGCGGAAACGCAACAGGAATTTCTGCAAACGATCTGCGAACTATTTACCTTAACGAATGCCGTCCCCGCTGAGCGCGACATTCCAGTTGATCCTAAGAGCCTGCAGGCAAAAATCGATCTGTTCATCAACGACAATATACATCGCGGGGTGACGCTCAAGGTCCTATCTCAATTTCTAGGATATTCCGAAAAATACTGCTCAGATCTATTTCATAGCACCATGGGAGAATCTTTTACGGAATATCTCAGGCAGCGTCGACTGGAGAAGGCTACCTTTCTCCTGTCAATGTCAGATAAGAGTGTCGTAGATATTTCACAAGCACTCGGTTTCAGCGATCAGTCGGCCTTCAGCCACTTCTTCAAGCGAGCGACAGGTCAGTCACCCGTCCGCTTTCGATCGCGTCGCGGCCGGCATCATCGTGACGCGCTTGAAAGGCATCGATGA
- a CDS encoding zinc-binding dehydrogenase — translation MRDRSWEVLKKGGRLVTIAADAEGSKEQRVRDAYIIVEPNRSQLMTVSQLIDSGIIRPIVDAVFSMENFREAYKHKTCARQECISYR, via the coding sequence ATGAGAGATCGTTCCTGGGAGGTGCTTAAAAAGGGTGGTCGGTTGGTGACCATCGCAGCAGACGCCGAAGGATCGAAGGAACAGCGGGTGCGTGATGCGTATATCATCGTCGAGCCAAACCGGAGCCAGTTGATGACCGTTTCGCAGCTGATTGATAGCGGCATTATCCGACCCATTGTAGATGCCGTTTTCTCGATGGAAAACTTTAGGGAAGCCTACAAACACAAAACCTGTGCGCGGCAAGAATGTATTTCGTATCGCTGA
- a CDS encoding ABC transporter ATP-binding protein, giving the protein MDQPTIEFRGVTKSYLRGEQEVPVLRDFSLSVSPGTFLAIMGPSGSGKTTILNLIAGLDRPDLGSIHAAGVTVSTQREADLARWRARHIGFVFQFYNLIPVLTAAENVELPLLLSKLSTRDRITHVQAALGLVGLGDRMHHYPRQLSGGQEQRVCIARAIVSDPTIILADEPTGNLDRNSAETIMGLLTRLHRELKKTILMVTHDARAAGYAQDILHFDKGKEVTDDARHVDRA; this is encoded by the coding sequence ATGGATCAGCCTACGATTGAGTTCCGCGGTGTCACGAAATCGTATCTCCGTGGTGAACAAGAGGTGCCGGTCCTACGCGATTTCAGCCTGTCGGTCTCTCCGGGAACGTTTCTCGCCATCATGGGACCCTCTGGGTCGGGCAAAACCACGATTTTGAATCTGATCGCCGGACTAGACCGTCCGGATCTGGGGTCGATCCATGCCGCCGGAGTCACGGTTTCGACGCAACGTGAAGCGGACCTCGCCCGATGGCGCGCCCGCCATATCGGATTCGTGTTCCAATTTTACAACCTCATCCCGGTCTTGACGGCCGCGGAAAATGTGGAGCTTCCGCTCCTGCTCAGCAAGCTTTCCACGCGGGACCGGATCACGCACGTGCAGGCCGCGCTGGGGCTCGTCGGGCTGGGTGACCGGATGCATCATTATCCTCGCCAGTTGTCCGGAGGGCAGGAACAGCGTGTGTGTATTGCACGAGCCATCGTGAGCGACCCCACCATCATTCTCGCGGATGAACCGACCGGCAATCTCGACCGCAATTCTGCCGAAACCATCATGGGCCTGCTCACGCGCCTCCATCGAGAGCTGAAGAAAACAATCCTCATGGTCACGCACGATGCTCGCGCAGCCGGCTATGCGCAGGACATTCTCCATTTCGACAAAGGGAAGGAAGTCACGGATGACGCTCGGCACGTTGATCGCGCGTAA
- a CDS encoding Lrp/AsnC ligand binding domain-containing protein, whose translation MKRGKSSAALQPVSKAVAAGATLTGAPGIRYVDGAPAIPAVPCTIHAPVDGGVVMADRAYVLIHVLPGQTSAVVRSLREIKQIKTVDPCWGKPDIITVVEVSDQDALTQLVLSRIHAIEGVTQTDTHLVYRLKEAKIR comes from the coding sequence ATGAAACGAGGAAAATCCAGCGCCGCGCTACAACCGGTATCGAAAGCCGTGGCTGCCGGTGCAACATTGACAGGTGCGCCGGGCATCCGTTACGTTGACGGTGCGCCTGCCATTCCGGCGGTGCCCTGCACGATTCACGCGCCGGTGGACGGTGGAGTAGTCATGGCAGACCGTGCCTACGTTCTGATTCACGTGTTACCGGGCCAAACGAGTGCGGTGGTTCGCTCCCTGCGGGAAATCAAACAGATTAAGACCGTGGATCCTTGTTGGGGGAAGCCGGACATCATCACCGTCGTGGAAGTTTCCGACCAGGATGCGCTGACACAACTCGTTCTCAGCCGCATTCATGCAATTGAAGGCGTCACACAGACCGACACCCATCTTGTCTATCGCTTAAAGGAAGCCAAAATTAGGTGA
- a CDS encoding energy transducer TonB, translated as MIVNIAGVPSHRFPLRAWTISFCIHAVAMVCAIVLLRDLHAHVKPPPLPLDFLLVESEPSSPSTSGQASENESPDSELAEPEFSSQLAQNNAAEQPLDTLMPAVQPLDANPIAADPPQEIARPMTRSRTAEMPKPVMPSQPRTEPDREGIYPTVSTPIDTQSPPPPYQTVQEQTVTDTTDELTGDTPANPSPPTLETASSDQAATEQQASPIPPPSTQSSAHASDSSSLSQNEAAESLNAQSATAAGNQQSAMTRTSSSRSDYSWLTATLRRRVESLKTYPHLARVQGWGGRVVVRATIKDDGSLLDARVVESSGYEILDNEAIQLMHRAFPIHLQRDIGKPQVAVMVPIQYRSER; from the coding sequence GTGATCGTGAATATCGCGGGCGTACCATCACATCGTTTCCCTCTCAGAGCATGGACCATTTCGTTCTGCATTCATGCTGTAGCCATGGTCTGCGCCATCGTGCTCCTCCGCGACTTACACGCGCATGTCAAACCTCCTCCGCTCCCCCTCGACTTTCTCTTGGTCGAATCGGAGCCGTCTTCTCCCTCCACGTCGGGGCAGGCATCCGAAAACGAATCCCCTGACTCTGAACTGGCCGAACCGGAGTTTTCTTCTCAACTCGCACAGAACAATGCGGCTGAGCAGCCGCTAGACACTCTCATGCCGGCCGTCCAACCGCTCGACGCCAATCCGATAGCCGCGGACCCGCCACAGGAGATCGCCCGGCCGATGACGAGATCCCGAACAGCTGAGATGCCTAAACCGGTGATGCCATCTCAGCCACGCACGGAACCAGATCGCGAAGGTATTTACCCGACGGTCTCGACACCGATTGATACGCAGAGTCCGCCGCCTCCCTATCAAACCGTGCAAGAGCAGACCGTTACCGACACCACCGACGAGCTTACCGGCGATACGCCGGCGAATCCCTCGCCACCCACACTCGAAACTGCAAGCTCCGATCAGGCGGCGACAGAGCAACAGGCTTCTCCAATTCCTCCTCCGTCGACACAATCCAGCGCCCATGCGTCCGATTCAAGCAGTCTTTCGCAAAACGAGGCAGCCGAATCCCTGAATGCACAGAGTGCTACCGCCGCCGGCAATCAACAGTCAGCTATGACACGAACCTCTTCGTCGCGATCGGACTATAGCTGGCTGACCGCTACGCTGCGACGGCGTGTCGAAAGTCTGAAAACCTATCCGCATCTAGCCCGCGTGCAGGGTTGGGGGGGGCGCGTGGTCGTCCGAGCCACGATCAAGGACGATGGCAGCTTGCTGGATGCACGGGTGGTCGAAAGTTCCGGATACGAAATCCTCGATAACGAAGCGATCCAATTGATGCACCGAGCCTTCCCGATTCACCTGCAGCGCGACATCGGGAAGCCCCAAGTGGCGGTGATGGTGCCCATTCAGTATCGATCCGAACGCTGA
- a CDS encoding ABC transporter permease codes for MTLGTLIARNLRRHLSRVLLTAFGIATVILAFNLIITTVRAWYGGVEASAPNRLIVRHAASLSIHLPLAYRDRLASMEGVTGVAYANWFGGVYREARGFFPQFAIDPVSFLDLHTEILVTPDEQRAFLSDRRGCLIGSRLAEQYGWHIGDVIPLKGTLYPGDWEFIVRGIYRGSEPTTDESWMLVRWDYMNERRQQQDPDRAGTVGWYVIRVADPARAGSIAGAVDAAFANSMAETRTETEQAFQMGFVAMSGAIISALKVLAVALNGITLLVLANTLVMTVRERTRELAVLRTLGFRSSHLVTLVVGEALSIAGLGSVLGMALTIPANHLYANFVEAKLGNLFPHLDWHLGVLILSASVTLLVAVCASTIPITAVLRANVARDLRHIG; via the coding sequence ATGACGCTCGGCACGTTGATCGCGCGTAATCTTCGAAGGCATCTCTCGCGCGTCTTGTTGACGGCTTTCGGCATTGCTACCGTTATTCTGGCGTTTAATCTCATCATCACGACCGTCCGAGCCTGGTATGGCGGCGTTGAAGCCTCTGCTCCCAATAGGTTGATCGTCCGCCATGCCGCGTCGCTCTCCATTCATCTTCCACTCGCCTATCGGGATCGTTTGGCATCAATGGAAGGAGTCACCGGTGTGGCATATGCCAATTGGTTCGGAGGTGTCTATCGGGAGGCCAGAGGATTCTTCCCCCAGTTCGCGATCGATCCGGTATCCTTCCTCGATCTCCATACGGAGATCTTGGTCACACCCGACGAGCAACGGGCATTTTTGAGCGATCGGAGAGGTTGTCTCATCGGCAGTCGTCTGGCGGAACAATACGGATGGCACATCGGGGATGTCATTCCCCTCAAGGGGACCCTCTATCCTGGAGACTGGGAATTTATCGTCCGGGGAATATATCGAGGAAGCGAGCCCACCACCGATGAATCATGGATGTTGGTCCGTTGGGATTATATGAACGAGCGGCGGCAGCAACAGGATCCGGATCGTGCCGGAACCGTAGGGTGGTACGTCATTCGCGTGGCGGATCCGGCGCGTGCCGGATCCATCGCAGGGGCGGTTGACGCCGCATTCGCCAACTCAATGGCCGAGACGAGGACGGAAACCGAGCAGGCCTTCCAGATGGGGTTTGTCGCGATGTCAGGAGCCATCATCAGCGCATTGAAGGTATTGGCGGTCGCGCTAAACGGCATCACGCTCCTGGTCCTGGCCAATACGCTTGTCATGACCGTACGAGAACGGACCAGAGAGCTGGCCGTGTTGCGAACGCTCGGGTTCCGTTCGTCTCATCTTGTGACCCTGGTCGTAGGGGAGGCGCTGTCCATCGCGGGGCTGGGATCAGTCCTTGGCATGGCGCTCACCATCCCGGCCAATCACCTCTATGCGAACTTTGTCGAAGCCAAACTGGGAAATTTGTTTCCACACCTGGACTGGCACCTCGGCGTCTTGATCTTGAGCGCTTCCGTCACATTGTTGGTTGCCGTGTGTGCCTCAACTATTCCCATCACCGCCGTGCTGCGGGCGAACGTGGCGCGAGATCTCCGCCATATCGGATAA